A DNA window from Zonotrichia albicollis isolate bZonAlb1 chromosome 2, bZonAlb1.hap1, whole genome shotgun sequence contains the following coding sequences:
- the OMP gene encoding olfactory marker protein, with protein sequence MAAGAETLELPFTCDEQLTRRMRLRFQSLQQRNMRAQDGERLLHPNEHIFRVDFIQQHQLRFLRWDVQLERPGKVTVTGTSQLWTPDLTHLMNRQLLEPVGIFWKKPGTEEVECNEADAQEFGERIAELAQIRKVMYFLLTFTGSLEPAQLKGSIVFKA encoded by the coding sequence ATGGCGGCTGGGGCAGAGACGCTGGAGCTGCCCTTCACCTGCGACGAGCAGCTGACGCGGCGCATGCGGCTGCGGttccagagcctgcagcaaaGGAACATGAGGGCCCAGGACGGGGAGAGGCTGCTGCACCCCAATGAGCACATCTTCCGAGTGGATTtcatccagcagcaccagctgcgCTTCCTCCGCTGGGACGTTCAGCTGGAGAGACCCGGCAAGGTCACGGTGACGGGCACCTCCCAGCTCTGGACTCCTGACCTCACCCACCTGATGAACCggcagctgctggagccagtggGAATCTTCTGGAAGAAGCCGGGGAccgaggaggtggagtgcaatgaGGCAGATGCCCAGGAGTTTGGGGAGAGGATAGCAGAGCTAGCCCAGATCCGCAAGGTTATGTATTTTCTCCTCACTTTCACTGGCAGCCTCGAACCAGCTCAGCTGAAAGGCTCCATTGTTTTTAAAGCCTGA